In Carya illinoinensis cultivar Pawnee chromosome 9, C.illinoinensisPawnee_v1, whole genome shotgun sequence, the following are encoded in one genomic region:
- the LOC122276720 gene encoding patatin-like protein 2, which produces METTTVALQPSTYGNLITVLSIDGGGIRGVIPGTILSFLESELQKLDGEDARIADYFDVIAGTSTGGLVTAMLTSPNEKNRPLFAAKDIKDFYLNQCPKIFPQNSCPWFPHVTKMMKALSGPKYDGKYLHSLVKEKLGSTRLHQTLTNIVIPTFDIKRLQPTVFSSFELKRNPSLDALLSDVCIATSAAPTYLPAHYFQTKDPAGKVRDFNLVDGGVAANNPALLAIGEVTKEVTKGNPDFLPMKPMDYGKFLVISLGTGSSKADKNYNAHEAAKWGILSWLTNGGSTPIVDIFTQASADMVDLHLSVVFQALQSEQSYLRIQDDKLTGDVSSVDIATKKNLDDLVKVGEELLKEPVSRVNLETGLFEPSSHETNEEALRRFAKILSQERQIRHAKSPHGHAANSK; this is translated from the exons ATGGAAACAACAACTGTAGCCCTGCAGCCTTCAACTTATGGAAACCTGATCACCGTTCTCAGTATTGATGGTGGTGGAATTAGAGGAGTTATCCCAGGAACTATCCTTAGCTTTTTAGAATCTGAGCTGCAG AAACTGGACGGTGAAGATGCAAGAATCGCAGATTACTTTGATGTGATTGCAGGGACAAGCACAGGCGGTCTTGTGACTGCCATGCTGACAAGCCCAAATGAAAAGAACCGGCCCTTGTTTGCCGCCAAGGATATCAAGGACTTCTACCTAAACCAATGCCCTAAAATATTCCCACAAAACAG TTGTCCATGGTTCCCTCATGTTACAAAGATGATGAAAGCTTTATCCGGACCAAAATACGATGGCAAGTATCTACACAGCCTTGTCAAGGAAAAACTTGGAAGCACAAGGTTGCACCAGACATTGACCAATATTGTCATCCCAACATTTGACATCAAGCGGCTCCAGCCAACTGTCTTCTCCAGCTTTGAG TTGAAGAGAAACCCAAGCTTAGATGCCTTACTCTCGGACGTATGCATCGCAACCTCAGCAGCACCAACTTATCTTCCCGCTCATTACTTTCAAACCAAAGATCCAGCAGGAAAAGTTCGAGACTTTAACCTAGTGGACGGTGGAGTTGCTGCAAATAATCCG GCTTTGCTTGCCATCGGTGAAGTAACCAAGGAGGTCACTAAAGGAAATCCAGACTTCCTTCCCATGAAACCGATGGACTATGGAAAGTTTCTGGTAATATCATTGGGAACTGGATCTTCAAAAGCTGATAAGAATTATAATGCGCATGAGGCAGCTAAGTGGGGCATTTTGAGCTGGCTAACCAATGGTGGTTCCACACCTATTGTTGATATATTTACACAAGCAAGTGCGGATATGGTCGACTTGCACCTTTCCGTCGTTTTCCAAGCCCTTCAGTCAGAGCAAAGCTATCTCCGGATTCag GATGACAAGTTGACTGGGGATGTCTCTTCTGTGGATATAGCCACAAAGAAGAATTTGGATGATCTTGTGAAAGTTGGTGAAGAATTGCTAAAAGAGCCAGTTTCTAGGGTGAATTTGGAAACTGGACTTTTCGAGCCTTCTAGCCATGAGACTAATGAAGAAGCTCTCAGAAG GTTTGCGAAAATACTATCCCAAGAGAGGCAGATTCGCCATGCTAAGTCCCCTCATGGACACGCTGCAAATTCCAAATGA